The sequence AATTTAAAAATCCTTAATCCTTCTCTGATATTAGGATATGTAGTTTTATTTAAAAAATCAATTATCTCATTGTTGTCAGACGAGAATACAGAACTTTTTAAACTTGTCAAAAACTCGATTACAGCTTGGTTATTTATCTTTACTTTATGACCTAGAGCATTTTGTGCTTCAATTTCAACATCCTCAACATTTAAATTTTCTAAGGTATAATCAAGCCTTTTTTGAAGTACTTCGGAGTATTTTGGTGCTGTAATATGATATACATTACTTTCATAAGCATCAAATGGTGGAGAAAACCGCCATTTATAATAATACCCCTCTCTAAGGCTTATTACAGTTCCACAAAGACTTGTTTTAGCTAAGGAGTGGGCAAATAAGAATACTTGTTCTTGAACTTCATCTTTAAATTGGTCAGCATTATCAATTATTATTATTAAACGCTTCCTTCTATCACGAATGAAATATTTACTTATACTTTCTAAATGATTTACATGATTGTTTTGTCTTTCAGTTAAAAAAACAGCTATTTTTTGCTGATAAGAAATTTCATTGTTTTCTTTATCAAAAAGCCATATTCCTTTATCATTTCTCTTTATCTCTTTTAAGTAAATTCTTTTCAAAGTCTTCAGTGAATGCAAATCAATATCTTCGTATTTTTCATATATATTTTCGAGTATACTTTTGCAAATTAAATTAGCATCAAAATAATTATTCGTATTAAAATAATCTCTTAAGTCTAAATAAGTGGTTAAATGATTATTTAAATCATTTTCTTTTGTTTTGAATTTAAAAAGATGATTAATAAAAGTAGATTTTCCAGCTCCTTTCGATCCAATAATAATTATTGGTTTTGGTGGTACTAAATTATTTGAATTTATTTCGTCAGTATTTATTTCATCACTAATCTGTTTTTTAATATTAGATGTATTAATTGCTGGTATTACATTTGATAATTTAGGAGCAACGTCAGAAAAAAGACGTTCAATATCATCCCTGTTCTTTTTAGTCTCTTTATTTTCTACAAAACATTTTTCAATAAAGTGTTCATTACTTTCCGTTTCAGTACTAAACATTTCTCCAAAAACACTATTAATAATAGGTGTAATTTTGGAACTTAAGGGGTTTCTTATTAATTCTTTTTCTTTTTGAGGGATTTTTGAAAATATTGAAAAACTTGGGGTTAAGTTACTAGGAAGGTCATAAATAAATCCACCGTTATTAATTATTGAAAATTTAGATAAAATTTCGTAAAATTCCACAAAACGATTTTCGATATCTTCTATTCCATTGAATACAACACATGTGTTGTCCTTCCATAAAGTACCATCTGAATTGTAAAGTCTTAAAATTATAAACTGTTTTCCGTTTGTTATTATTCCGTAATTAACACCAAAATCTCCAGCATAATTTCTAATTTGAGTAATAACATCTTCATTTTCCTTTAAAAAACTTTTGACTTTTAAAGTCTTATGATTTTTAGGAATAACAAAATCTTTAAAGTTTCTTTTAGCCTCAATCATGAAATGAAAGCCAGAAATGGAAACTTTATAATCAAAATAACCTGAGTCAACTTTTCCCTCTCTTGTAACATCAGTTTCATTCCAGCCAAGAATTTTAAATAGTATATTATCAATTAGTTTTGAACGAGTATCAGATTCATTTATGTCTTCTTGTATAAACTTGTCAAACTCAGATTTTAGTAATGAGAAGTTTTCAAATGCTTCATCTACTGTTAATGCTTTTTCCATATGTTTTTTAATTTGTTCTAACTTTATGATATACTGTTATTTCTGGTTTATTAATAGTTTTTTTCTCAAATCTAACCTTTCCAATCAACTTCCACAATACGTATAAATACGTATTTTTCATGGTTTTATGTACGTATTTATACGTAGTTTTAGTTTTTGAGGTGCTTATTTGGTAAAAATAGAAAGAAGATTTTTGTATTTTTTACGGGAAAACGTAATTATTGAAAATAATTATATTGTATTAGTTTTTTTGAACTATTAAACATTACCTTCATTAAGAGTTACGTTTAATTTTAAGGGGATTTTGTCTTGTATCGAAAACATCAGCGATTTTTATAAATCCTTTTTCGTTATCAATAGAATATATGATTTTATAGTTTTTGAAAACCAAATAGCGATAGTGAACGCTTCTTTGTTTTAGTAAGGATTCTTCTTGTCCAATTTCTGGAGTTAGTAGCAACTTTTTAGGTGCATTGATAATCCCTTTTATCAGTTTTTTAGCGATAGTGGAACTAGCTTTTTTTTCGTAATATTCATAAATTACGTCTAGCTGCTTTGTCGCAAACTCAGACCAAATAACATGAAAAATCATTATTTATATTTGGCTAAAAGAGACTCACTAGTTTCAAAACGATTATTTTTAAAGTCAGCTTCAGATTGATCAATTCTATTGTTTAATTCTTCTTCTGTCATTGGCTGAAATAATTGTTCATTTGAATTTTTTCTCTCATTTTGTAATAGTTTCTCTAAACGAGAAATAGCTTCTACACTTTGAAGTTTTAAAAATTCTTGAACAAATTCTATTTTTCTAGCTTCTAAATTCATTATAATTAGCTTTTTATCAAAGATACAAAATTATGAAATTCAATTATTATTTTTAAACAGATTAAGTCATTTAAGTTTCATTAAAATAGTAGTTTAAAGTTTATAACGTTAAAATGCTAAAACTCCATTCAATTCCATAATTTTGTAGTGCATTACGTAATTAAGCTTCCAAATCACATACTATGAGTAATACATTTTCTAAAAGCAGTCAAATTGGAATGGTATCGAGTTTCGAGGAACTCGTAAATACAGATTTTAAAGGCGACAGGAATGCCTTATGCTGGTACAGAAACTTGGATGGTGACTTTAAAGAAATTGTTGCTCAATTGCAATTAAAAGAAGATATAACGGTAGTTCATCCTAAAGACCTATTGGCACTCCAACTATCAGAAAATGGGAATACAGCAAGAGCTATTATTTTAAATGATTTTCGATTATTAACTGATTTTGGAGCTTCTCCAACGCTTAATTTACTGAAATGTTATGAGCGAGATGATGAATTTGATTTCATATCTACTGATGTGTATTCGTATCATGTTGATCGTTCGCCCATTGCTACAGATACTTTTTTGTGTACCTATTATGGAGCATCAAGTGATATCATTTCTAATGCGGAAGCGCATCAAAAAATTCTAATTCCTGAAATTCGAGAAAAACTCAACCATTTATATGATGGCCCAGCGGATGAATTTGAAAATTTTTTAAGTGAAAATTATTTTGATTTGCATTATGAAGCGCAACCTAATGCGAGACCTATCGCTTTAGGAGTAGGACATCTTTGTCGCTTGGCTGTAGATCATCCGGAACAGCAAGTGTTGCCTTGTATTCACAGAGCTCCCGTGGAAAACGAGGGTGAATATCGTTTGTTGTTGATTTGCTAAAAAATAGTGAATAGTTAGTAGTGATTAGTAATTTAACCTGTGGTAAAATAGTGATATAAAATGAGCGGTAAATCTATACTAGGATTAAGTGTAAATAGGAACTCTTCTATAATTCTTTTAAAGGAACATTTTTTAAGTTGATATCTAATTCAGTCTTTTTTACTTTTCTTTTTTCAATAGCTGTTGCTATAATTCTTTGTTCCCAAAACATTCCTTTGTTTATAGTTAAAATCGCTATTCCTTTACCAAATTTTGATATTTCTTTAAAATCACTTTCCATATATTCATTATACCAAATTGGATTAATGGGTAAATCTTTTGCATAACTAAATAAACCTTCTACTTCAATTGATTTTTCCTTGAAGTTTTTTCCAGACACAATTGTTTTAGTTTTGATAACGGTGCATGGATGTTTTAGTATAATAGTGTCATTTAGTACTTCAAATGTTGTCTTTGAGTCATTTTTTGTAATATCTACCCAAAAAATAGTGTCAGTATCTGAAGTTTTTAAATAGCTTTTTCTGTCTTTCAAATTTAATATTCTTTTTTGTAGTAATGTACCACTTGGCGAGAAGTATTCTTTTTTATAATTACCATCTTTAAAAGTTAATATCATTTTTGAACCAACAAATTCCTTGATTTTTTCTGATTGGAATTTTTCGCTATAGGATGTGTATTCAATGTCATAAGTTATTTGTCCTTCGAAATAGGATTCGTTTATTATGCTTGAATCATAATTAATAAAGGAAGAAAGTAAAATGGATGCAAGTAATAAAAATGTTTTTGTTCCATTCAATTTTAAAAAATTATACATTCTGTAAATTACTATTTTAAATAAGACTCTATTTTTGTTAGTGGTTCTATGACCAAGTATAAATCATCTTCAAATTCCCCACCACCAGTTAGTATGCCTATTACCAAACCATTTTTGTCAATAACAGGAGCTCCGCTAAATCCAGTTGCATCAAAATTACTTTTTGATTTTACATACAGTTGTCCGTCTTCATAAGAATCATAAGTGGCATAAAAAACGCGTTGGTGGCATTTGAAATCGGAATATTCACAACCAATAATTTCAAATGTTTCTCCTGTAGTAGCTTTTGTAAACCGAGGAGACAAAGCAATAATGTTATTCTTTGTACCCATTTTGCATTTTTGCAAAATAATATCAATCTCATTAATTTCTTCCGTAACCAATTGTTTTCCAGTAATGGTATCAGTAGATAATTTAGGATCTCTAGGAAAAGCTTTCCAGTATTTTAAAGAAGTATTGAAAGCATTGGTTTTAATTTCAGGATCAATACCCATAGCTTCTCCTAATAAATGTTTTGCAGTGCACAGTAAAGTATCTCCTTTAGCTTTGATTAAAAAAGAACTGGCTCCACTGCCACTAGCTTGTTTAAATTCATAGAAATTGGTAAGAAGGATTTGAACAGTATTGATGTAGTTTTTTGTTTTCCAAGTTTCTCGTTGAGCTATAGTTTCTTTTGATGTACAACTAATATTTAGTAGTAAAAGGAGAAATATACTTATACTTTTTTTAATCATTTAAATTAGGAATTATTGGTTTGTATATGTTGTTATTTTACTTTTATTACTAATACGACTTATGAAATTTATTTCTTTCATCAAAATTAGACTTTCCATTTTATTTTTGCAATAGAAGTTAATAAGAGAAAGGTGGTTTTTATATTTTATAAGGGAAAACTTATTTTTCTAAATAGCTTAATGTTTTAAAATATTTTGATGATATATAGCTTTTTATTTTTTTTAAAACTGTTTGTTCAATCGTTTTTCTTAAAGCAAATTTCTTTATCACCATCATAAAAAACGATTTCAAAGTCAAAATACTTTCTTTTAACAGTAGCAGGAGACCAACCTACACCACATTGAAAAGTAATTAGATCTTTCTCAAAATCGAAATTTCCTTTTTCGCAAAGAGAAATGCCTGGAGTAGGTGTCATTTCAAATGTTTCATCACTTTTTAAAGTTAATGTATAGTGCTGAAATTCACTATTTGGAATGTCATTTTCAGCAGTTGCTATGCAATACGTTCCAAAGAGATTTTCCAATGTAGGTTCTTTGGTTAAAAAGTTGGGATATACTATAAAAAGACCAACAAGTAGCGGTAATACAATGAAAGAAATACCAAAGTAGACTAACGTTTTATTTTTTTCAATTTTACTTCTTATTAAAACATAGAATCCATAAATGATTGATAAAAAAAGAAAGATGAATAGAAATAGATACTTTGTTGCTTCCATAATTTTTGCTGTAAAATAGCGCAATTAAATATAAGTCAAAGAAATAAAAAAAAAAGAGTAAACCTATAATTTTTTTGGAATGTGCTATGTGTTGAAAATCAGTCCTTTTTGAAAATGAAATGAAAGCGAATTAAAATTGTGAATATCTATTTTAAGAATTATTACATTTATTTTTCTTTAAAATCTATCTTTGACGTCCTTTAAAAAAATAAAAAGATATGAGTGCAACTTGGTATGAATGTAAAGTAAAATATAGAAAAGTAGATGATAATGGAGTACAAAAAGTTACAACAGAACCTTATTTAGTAGATGCCTTATCCTATACAGAAGCAGAAAAAAGAATTAACGAAGAAATGTCTGCCTATGTTAGTGAAGAATTTAAAATTACCAATATAAAAGTGGCTAACTATGCAGAAATTCATCCTTTTGAAAATTCTGATCGTTGGTTTAAATCGAAAGTTTCATTAATTGCCTACGATGAAGAAAGTGGTAAAGAACGTAAAACAAGCATGTATTTATTAGTACAAGCCAATGATGTAAAAGAAGCTTTTGACAATACAACACATGCCATGAAAAACACCATGGGAGATTATACTATTCCAGCTATTTCGGAATCACCAATTATGGATGTTTTTCCTTATTTTAGTGGAGAAGAAGGAGATATTGCTGCTTTAGAAAAATTCAATGCAATTAAGGCTTCAAAACCAGCAATTGTGGTTATGGATGATCCTTTGGAGCTAGAAGAAACAGAAGCAGAGTTTACCATTCAAGAAGATGTAGAGCTATAAAAGCATAATGTTTTATATAAAATTGCCTGATTCAAATCAGGCTTTTTTAATGCATATAATTAAAACTTTAATAACCAGTTTGTAATTTTATTTAGTACACTTTCATCCATATCATATAAAGAATCTCCAACTTTAGCGTTTTTATCAGTTAACCAATGATTGAGACCTTCAAAAATATGAACCTCAATATTTTGATTATTTAATTTTCTAAGTAAATCGATTTCTTTCTGGTGGTTTATAATTTTATCTTTTGTTCCTGTTAAATAAAGTACTGGAATTGCTATTCTCTCTAAGACATTTTCTAAATCTGTAGTTAGCAATTCAACCAATGCAACATCCTGAATAATTATAATACAATTTTTATTAAATCCTTTTTCTTTAATATATTTTTTAAATTCATTTTTATCTAAAATGGAGTCTTTTGAAATGATTTTAAAAAAACCTTCTAAAAACAATAAAGTTTCTTCTTTAGATTTACCATTTCTCATGATTTTAGGAATTTTTTGCTCATAATCCATTTGTATTTGGTTCATAACAAAATCGCCATTTTTTAATACTGGAGTTTCAATTAAAATGATGAAATCTGGAATAGATTCATTTTGAATAATCTCTAAAGTTGCAATT is a genomic window of Flavobacterium jumunjinense containing:
- a CDS encoding type II toxin-antitoxin system RelE/ParE family toxin, whose translation is MIFHVIWSEFATKQLDVIYEYYEKKASSTIAKKLIKGIINAPKKLLLTPEIGQEESLLKQRSVHYRYLVFKNYKIIYSIDNEKGFIKIADVFDTRQNPLKIKRNS
- a CDS encoding DUF1826 domain-containing protein — encoded protein: MSNTFSKSSQIGMVSSFEELVNTDFKGDRNALCWYRNLDGDFKEIVAQLQLKEDITVVHPKDLLALQLSENGNTARAIILNDFRLLTDFGASPTLNLLKCYERDDEFDFISTDVYSYHVDRSPIATDTFLCTYYGASSDIISNAEAHQKILIPEIREKLNHLYDGPADEFENFLSENYFDLHYEAQPNARPIALGVGHLCRLAVDHPEQQVLPCIHRAPVENEGEYRLLLIC
- a CDS encoding CBS domain-containing protein, which produces MIKKSISIFLLLLLNISCTSKETIAQRETWKTKNYINTVQILLTNFYEFKQASGSGASSFLIKAKGDTLLCTAKHLLGEAMGIDPEIKTNAFNTSLKYWKAFPRDPKLSTDTITGKQLVTEEINEIDIILQKCKMGTKNNIIALSPRFTKATTGETFEIIGCEYSDFKCHQRVFYATYDSYEDGQLYVKSKSNFDATGFSGAPVIDKNGLVIGILTGGGEFEDDLYLVIEPLTKIESYLK
- a CDS encoding alpha/beta fold hydrolase yields the protein MQNITLLMTILKNIIFFLFFSMTSFSQNIFKYEKEIDSVGNYISTVININNTTKKIVLSGTLIQPKNDFDKIVIIVPGSGKDTRHSHFKLATTLLKKGIAVYRFDERGIGESGGEYSESAKDMSEDLNFVFKYLKETNKNIKIGIIGHSLGGIATLEIIQNESIPDFIILIETPVLKNGDFVMNQIQMDYEQKIPKIMRNGKSKEETLLFLEGFFKIISKDSILDKNEFKKYIKEKGFNKNCIIIIQDVALVELLTTDLENVLERIAIPVLYLTGTKDKIINHQKEIDLLRKLNNQNIEVHIFEGLNHWLTDKNAKVGDSLYDMDESVLNKITNWLLKF
- a CDS encoding DUF4494 domain-containing protein; this encodes MSATWYECKVKYRKVDDNGVQKVTTEPYLVDALSYTEAEKRINEEMSAYVSEEFKITNIKVANYAEIHPFENSDRWFKSKVSLIAYDEESGKERKTSMYLLVQANDVKEAFDNTTHAMKNTMGDYTIPAISESPIMDVFPYFSGEEGDIAALEKFNAIKASKPAIVVMDDPLELEETEAEFTIQEDVEL